Below is a genomic region from Leptospira venezuelensis.
CCAAGGATTAAGTAATGGATACGTTTTACGATCCACTTCCAATTTCACTTTTTCGTTTTGGAATTTTCCAAGAGTTCTTTGTAATTCAGGAACGGTATGAACTTCTATCCCGTTAACGGATAAGATCCTGTCTCCATCGTTCAGATAATCTAAGGCTCTGGATTCGATTGCTTCTTTGTTCAGTCTTGCTTCTTGTAACGCAAGTTCACGAGGGGAAAGTTTTGGATCTAATGCGGCCTTTCTTTCTCGTTGTTTTCTATATTCTGCTGCTTCTCCATTCGGATCCAAGAAGGAAAGTTTTTTCAAAAACCAATGACTGAGAGTAGAACCGTATCCGAAGTCCACTTGTACTAGCCTTTCTCCTGCAAAATCTACTCCTATTTGAGGATCTGCAAAATGGAACTCTAGTTCTTTCCCTTCTCTCTCTACTTTGAGTTGGATATCTTTACCGCGAGCAAGCCCGAGCTCCGATAATAATTCGTATTTGGATTCAGTTTTAGTCCCATTCACGGAGATGATCTTATCTCCGCTTCTTAAACCAGCTTGGTATCCGGAAGAATATTCTGTGATCGCAGGTTCTATATAAATCTTAGTTCCAGCAGGAGAATAACCGATCGCATATAAACCGAAGATAATAAAAAATCCAAGTATCAAATTGAAAAGTGGTCCGCCGAAAACAGGGATCATTCTTTTCAAAGGTGGAGTAGATAGAAACTCTCCTTTCTCTCCTTTTAAGGCCCCACTTTCGTCCCCTTTAAAAAGAACATAACCGCCTAACGGAATTCCAGTAACCTGAAAAGTGGTCTCACCAATTTTCTTTTTCCAGATCCCTTTTCCGTAACCGATAGAGAAGATCCTGGCTTTTACTCCTACGACCCAACCCATGATTAAATGGCCGAGCTCGTGTATAAAAATACAAAGGGCCAACATGAATACAATGCCTAGAATATCTGCTAACATAAATGCACTACCTTATCTTTAGAAAAATGGAAGGCCAATTCTCTGGCCTTTCTATCCGCTTCTTCGTACCCTTCTAAATCATTCGGAAAAGTATTTGGGATCTTTTCCAAAACATTCCGAACTAGAGAAGGTATTTCGGTAAAAAGTATTTTACCTTGTAAGAATAATTCCACAGCCACTTCGTTAGAAGCATTAAAGATAGAAGGAGCAGTACCTCCTGCTCTTCCAGCCTCATAGGCCAATGCCAAGCCCGGATATCTTTCCATATCAGGCTCTAAAAAATCCAAAGTTCCCCAAGATGTAGCAGGATGCGATCTCAG
It encodes:
- a CDS encoding site-2 protease family protein; translated protein: MLADILGIVFMLALCIFIHELGHLIMGWVVGVKARIFSIGYGKGIWKKKIGETTFQVTGIPLGGYVLFKGDESGALKGEKGEFLSTPPLKRMIPVFGGPLFNLILGFFIIFGLYAIGYSPAGTKIYIEPAITEYSSGYQAGLRSGDKIISVNGTKTESKYELLSELGLARGKDIQLKVEREGKELEFHFADPQIGVDFAGERLVQVDFGYGSTLSHWFLKKLSFLDPNGEAAEYRKQRERKAALDPKLSPRELALQEARLNKEAIESRALDYLNDGDRILSVNGIEVHTVPELQRTLGKFQNEKVKLEVDRKTYPLLNPWTREKAEVEMTPLAAFVVELKDVRDRKYPEIPISTISLRSHDPEIKLKLLSLKINGKSFADLEDFKKTVQTQIGKRVQLEVQGQVWDTTLGFYQIGLLGFTAKMHVKEESMDRKLSFGEAFLQSGKDVGKMISDNLRGLGMIFSGRLKVKDSVSGPVGLAKVSVQFLEDGFFSYFQFVAFISIALMIMNLLPIPVADGGHIVFFTYEAIAGRPLPMAVQEQVLRLGFFFLLSLGLYVTYHDFLR